One Oharaeibacter diazotrophicus DNA window includes the following coding sequences:
- a CDS encoding ABC transporter ATP-binding protein yields MPPANREGPSGSTAPGHGAMPAAVGILVEGLAFAAGGRTILAGLDLRVEPGETMAMVGRSGSGKTSLIRILAGLAAPSAGRAGGTDGRPLAGRAAWMGQQDLLFPWLSALDNVAVGARLRGEPAERARALDLLARVGLADRRDALPAALSGGMRQRVAIARTLYEDRPVVLMDEPFSALDAITRARIQDLAAELLADRTVLLITHDPQEACRIADRLVVLGGTPARASAPIPVPGSPPRAPDDPRVLAAQGRLLSDLLGDAA; encoded by the coding sequence ATGCCGCCCGCGAACCGCGAAGGCCCGTCAGGATCGACCGCGCCCGGCCACGGCGCGATGCCTGCGGCCGTCGGGATCCTGGTCGAGGGCCTCGCCTTCGCCGCGGGCGGGCGGACCATCCTCGCCGGCCTCGACCTCCGCGTCGAACCCGGCGAGACGATGGCAATGGTCGGCCGCAGCGGCTCCGGCAAGACCAGCCTGATCCGGATTCTCGCCGGCCTCGCCGCGCCCTCCGCGGGCCGCGCCGGCGGCACCGACGGCCGGCCGCTCGCCGGCCGCGCCGCCTGGATGGGCCAGCAGGACCTCCTGTTCCCCTGGCTCTCCGCGCTCGACAACGTCGCCGTCGGCGCCCGGCTGCGCGGCGAGCCGGCGGAGCGCGCGCGCGCGCTCGACCTGCTCGCCCGCGTCGGTCTCGCCGACCGCCGCGACGCCCTGCCGGCCGCGCTCTCCGGCGGCATGCGCCAGCGCGTCGCGATCGCGCGCACGCTCTACGAGGACCGCCCGGTGGTGCTGATGGACGAGCCGTTCTCCGCGCTCGACGCCATCACCCGCGCGCGGATCCAGGACCTCGCCGCCGAACTCCTCGCCGACCGCACCGTGCTCCTGATCACCCACGATCCGCAGGAGGCCTGCCGGATCGCCGACCGCCTCGTCGTGCTCGGCGGCACGCCGGCGCGCGCCTCTGCGCCGATCCCGGTGCCCGGATCGCCGCCGCGCGCGCCCGACGATCCGCGCGTGCTCGCCGCCCAGGGCCGGCTGCTCAGCGATCTCCTGGGGGACGCGGCGTGA
- a CDS encoding ABC transporter permease, producing MSAATRNLAPVLRGAIVAAGLGAVWWAVTVVFALPPFILPSPPRVAAALWNGRAVLAWHGAITLVEILLGLACGVALGAGLALAMAASRTVERWTMPLVIVSQAIPVFALAPLLVLWFGFGLASKVIMASLVIFFPVAATFHDGLRRVDPGLVDLARTMGASPAAELRHIRLMAALPAFGAGLRVAAAVAPIGAVIGEWVGAAGGLGYLMLNANARLQTDTCFAALAILAAMAIVLWTAVDRLLARLLHWVPDTRTR from the coding sequence GTGAGCGCGGCGACCCGCAACTTGGCCCCCGTCCTGCGCGGCGCGATCGTCGCCGCCGGCCTCGGCGCCGTCTGGTGGGCCGTGACCGTCGTGTTCGCGCTGCCGCCCTTCATCCTGCCGTCGCCGCCGCGGGTGGCGGCGGCGCTGTGGAACGGCCGCGCGGTGCTGGCGTGGCACGGCGCGATCACCCTGGTCGAGATCCTCCTCGGCCTCGCCTGCGGCGTCGCGCTCGGCGCCGGGCTCGCGCTGGCGATGGCGGCGTCGCGGACGGTCGAGCGCTGGACGATGCCGCTGGTGATCGTCAGTCAAGCGATCCCGGTGTTCGCGCTCGCCCCGCTCCTGGTGCTGTGGTTCGGTTTCGGGCTCGCCTCCAAGGTGATCATGGCGAGCCTCGTGATCTTCTTCCCCGTCGCCGCCACCTTCCACGACGGCCTGCGTCGGGTCGATCCCGGCCTCGTCGACCTCGCCCGCACCATGGGCGCCTCGCCGGCGGCGGAGCTCCGCCATATCCGGCTGATGGCGGCGCTGCCGGCCTTCGGCGCGGGACTGCGCGTCGCCGCCGCGGTGGCGCCGATCGGCGCGGTGATCGGCGAGTGGGTCGGCGCCGCCGGCGGCCTCGGCTATCTCATGCTGAACGCCAACGCGCGCCTGCAGACCGACACCTGCTTCGCCGCGCTGGCGATCCTCGCGGCCATGGCGATCGTGCTGTGGACCGCGGTCGACCGCCTGCTCGCCCGGCTGCTCCACTGGGTGCCCGACACCCGTACCCGCTGA
- a CDS encoding ABC transporter substrate-binding protein: MPKTLALALALAGSLLAAAPAAAADKLTVLLDWFVNPDHAPLLVAEDIGAFAEAGLDVEIVPPADPAVPPRLVAAGQADIAISYQPQLYFFAEEGLPLVRIGTLIDTPLNTVIALKSSGIRAIADLKGRKVGFSVSGIEEATLGDMLQHAGLSIGDVTMVNVNFQLVASLLAGQVDAVIGGYRNIEVSELVEQGADPVVFNVEDHGVPTYDELVIVANRADLGEDKLKRFLAALAKGTAYLRAHPDETWTHFAAAHPELDTPVNRRAWSETIPHFAEDPFTLDVARYEAYGRFLADGKVVSKLFPIADYAVELKRP, encoded by the coding sequence ATGCCCAAGACCCTCGCGCTGGCCCTCGCCCTCGCCGGATCGTTGCTCGCGGCCGCCCCCGCGGCCGCCGCCGACAAGCTGACCGTGCTGCTCGACTGGTTCGTCAACCCCGACCACGCGCCGTTGCTGGTGGCCGAGGACATCGGCGCATTCGCCGAGGCCGGGCTCGACGTCGAGATCGTGCCGCCGGCCGATCCCGCCGTGCCGCCGCGCCTCGTCGCCGCCGGGCAGGCCGACATCGCGATCAGCTACCAGCCGCAGCTCTACTTCTTCGCCGAGGAGGGCCTGCCGCTGGTCCGGATCGGCACGCTGATCGACACGCCGCTCAACACCGTGATCGCGCTGAAGTCGAGCGGCATCCGCGCCATCGCCGACCTGAAGGGCCGCAAGGTCGGCTTCTCGGTCAGCGGCATCGAAGAGGCGACCCTCGGCGACATGCTGCAGCACGCCGGGCTCTCGATCGGCGACGTCACGATGGTCAACGTCAACTTCCAACTGGTCGCCTCGCTTCTCGCCGGTCAGGTCGACGCGGTGATCGGCGGCTATCGCAACATCGAGGTCTCCGAGCTGGTCGAGCAAGGCGCCGATCCCGTGGTGTTCAACGTCGAGGACCACGGCGTGCCGACCTACGACGAGTTGGTGATCGTCGCCAACCGTGCCGACCTCGGCGAGGACAAGCTGAAGCGCTTCCTCGCCGCGCTCGCCAAGGGCACCGCCTACTTGCGCGCCCACCCGGACGAGACCTGGACGCACTTCGCCGCCGCCCATCCCGAGCTCGACACCCCGGTCAACCGCCGTGCCTGGAGCGAGACGATCCCGCACTTCGCCGAGGATCCGTTCACGCTCGACGTCGCCCGCTACGAGGCCTACGGCCGCTTCCTCGCCGACGGCAAGGTGGTGTCGAAGCTGTTCCCGATCGCCGACTATGCCGTCGAATTGAAGCGGCCGTGA
- a CDS encoding ferredoxin--NADP reductase — translation MAAFDQQRVLAVRHWTDRLFSFRTTRDRGFRFENGQFVMIGLEVDGRPLVRAYSIASANYEDELGFYSIKVPNGPLTSRLQSIAVGDMVLVGRKPTGTLVQDSLKDGRRLYLVSTGTGLAPFVSVIRDPVVYERFESVVLIHGCRFVDELAYGRAEVEAVKADEVLAEMVAGKLLYYPTVTREPFAHTGRVNELLRSGKLPADLGLPALDPADDRVMICGSEAMLADVVALMKEMAFDEGSTSRPGTYVIEKAFAEK, via the coding sequence ATGGCGGCCTTCGACCAGCAGCGCGTGCTCGCCGTCCGGCACTGGACGGACCGGCTGTTCAGCTTCCGCACCACGCGCGACCGCGGCTTCCGCTTCGAGAACGGCCAGTTCGTGATGATCGGCCTCGAGGTCGACGGCCGGCCGCTGGTCCGGGCCTATTCGATCGCCAGCGCCAACTACGAGGACGAGCTCGGCTTCTATTCGATCAAGGTGCCGAACGGCCCGCTGACCTCGCGGCTGCAGTCGATCGCGGTCGGCGACATGGTCCTGGTCGGCCGCAAGCCGACCGGAACGCTCGTCCAGGACAGCCTGAAGGACGGCCGGCGGCTCTATCTGGTCTCCACCGGCACCGGCCTCGCGCCCTTCGTCAGCGTCATCCGCGACCCGGTGGTCTACGAGCGCTTCGAGAGCGTGGTGCTGATCCACGGCTGCCGCTTCGTCGACGAACTCGCCTACGGCCGTGCCGAGGTCGAGGCGGTGAAGGCCGACGAGGTCCTCGCCGAGATGGTCGCCGGCAAGCTGCTCTACTATCCGACCGTGACGCGCGAGCCGTTCGCGCACACCGGCCGCGTCAACGAACTGCTGCGCAGCGGCAAGCTGCCGGCCGACCTCGGCCTGCCCGCGCTCGATCCGGCCGACGACCGCGTCATGATCTGCGGCTCGGAGGCGATGCTCGCCGACGTGGTCGCCCTGATGAAGGAAATGGCCTTCGACGAGGGCTCGACCTCGCGGCCGGGCACCTACGTGATCGAGAAGGCCTTCGCCGAGAAGTGA
- a CDS encoding Dabb family protein — translation MIRHIVFFSARRPEDVPAVLQGLSILATIPHARRVEVALNAKADQIGNDVDVVVYGEFDDAAALAAYKAHPLYEESIRRVRPLRDVRMAADYVVETAVTG, via the coding sequence ATGATCCGCCACATCGTCTTCTTCAGCGCGCGCCGGCCGGAGGACGTCCCGGCCGTGCTCCAGGGTCTCTCGATCCTCGCGACCATCCCGCACGCGCGGCGGGTCGAGGTCGCGCTCAACGCCAAGGCGGACCAGATCGGCAACGACGTCGACGTGGTCGTCTACGGCGAGTTCGACGACGCCGCCGCGCTCGCCGCCTACAAGGCGCATCCGCTCTACGAGGAATCGATCCGCCGGGTCCGTCCCCTGCGCGACGTCCGCATGGCCGCCGACTACGTGGTGGAGACCGCCGTCACGGGCTGA
- a CDS encoding ChaN family lipoprotein — translation MTRIAAALFAFVLPTLAAMAPARAAGLDDDALTGADVVLLGELHDDPAHHRAQAETIARMIELGLAPAVVFEMIPTDLQEAVDVASAAGDGADDFAVTARWEERGWKPFALWRPVVEVALGADLQILGGDLPANLRADVAKGGAAALEPWRRVRLALGEPSATETAVLGDAIRRGHCGLVPEDRLPAMIDVQRARDGSMAAVIAKAARRGPVVLIAGLGHVRRDVGVPAVLARTAPHLRVLAVAFGADGADVDGDFDQVVRTGPAPERKDPCAGLDASTFQAPAAP, via the coding sequence ATGACCAGGATCGCCGCCGCGCTGTTCGCCTTCGTCCTGCCCACGCTCGCCGCGATGGCGCCGGCCCGCGCCGCCGGCCTCGACGACGACGCCCTGACGGGCGCCGACGTCGTCCTGCTCGGCGAACTCCACGACGACCCGGCCCACCACCGGGCCCAGGCGGAGACGATCGCCCGCATGATCGAGCTCGGCCTCGCCCCGGCGGTGGTGTTCGAGATGATCCCGACCGACCTGCAGGAGGCCGTCGACGTCGCCTCGGCCGCCGGCGACGGCGCCGACGACTTCGCGGTGACCGCGCGCTGGGAGGAACGCGGCTGGAAGCCCTTCGCGCTGTGGCGGCCGGTGGTGGAAGTCGCGCTCGGCGCCGACCTGCAGATCCTCGGCGGCGACCTGCCGGCGAACCTGCGCGCGGACGTCGCCAAGGGCGGCGCCGCGGCGCTGGAGCCTTGGCGCCGCGTCCGCCTCGCCCTCGGCGAGCCGTCTGCGACGGAAACCGCCGTGCTCGGCGACGCCATCCGCCGCGGCCACTGCGGCCTCGTCCCGGAGGACCGCCTGCCCGCGATGATCGACGTCCAGCGCGCCCGCGACGGTTCGATGGCCGCGGTGATCGCCAAGGCTGCCCGCCGCGGGCCGGTGGTGCTGATCGCCGGCCTCGGCCACGTCCGCCGCGACGTCGGCGTGCCCGCCGTGCTCGCCCGCACGGCGCCGCACCTCAGGGTGCTCGCGGTCGCCTTCGGGGCCGACGGCGCGGACGTGGACGGCGACTTCGACCAAGTGGTCCGCACCGGCCCGGCGCCCGAGCGCAAGGACCCCTGCGCCGGTCTCGACGCGTCCACCTTCCAGGCGCCGGCGGCGCCGTGA
- a CDS encoding putative bifunctional diguanylate cyclase/phosphodiesterase — MSNTEERRLRALERSGILGTRREAAFDDLCELARTVTGAPVALIGFVDRDRVRYKASAGVTLFELPRERSYCARIVAGAGLFECPDVTADPALPQWTVPGRGPARLVAGMPITDASGARIGTLCVVDHRPGPLEERSREGLIRVAGAVRDRVLLHRLRREHRSDRGTVRAMDAEIASQRSEIGKQRRLLEQTSRLARIGGWEYDVARRQLTWSPEIYRMLDVTAGFEPVFEEVAVFYREDARPAMIEHVRAALSRGRAFEAEAPVITATGRTRWARFVCEVEHERGRVTRLIGTIQDVTELRATEEKITFIATHDPMTRLSNRAVFHDRLAAALADPLIGARRVGVVLIDIDHFKTVNDTLGHHAGDALLVAVGARLRAVAGPKRLVARLGGDEFAILATYVADAAEMDALGDRLMRELGAPVVHGDDTIPVTVSIGIAVGGAGDGAEQLIQDADIALYEAKGGGRNRVVGFDRAMREEMELRQMVLRAIRQALERRELVLWYQPKVALRSGALEGFEALLRWRRPDGYVAGPSFFAAALEDPQISLMIGDFVIEEAVRRAAAWRAAGFAFGRIAVNTATSQFRRGDLDVRVAETLRRHGVPASALMVEVTENVLISGDADNVRRTLEALKALDVQIALDDFGTGYASLTHLKDFPVDLLKIDRSFVSTLATRRESHAIVRGITALAHDLDIAVIAEGIETAAQRDTLRRLGVNYGQGFLFARPMPAEAAEETWLAPLAAVAAGRPG, encoded by the coding sequence ATGTCGAATACGGAAGAGCGTCGCCTGCGTGCATTGGAGCGGAGCGGGATCCTCGGAACGCGCCGCGAGGCCGCCTTCGACGACCTCTGCGAGCTCGCGCGCACCGTGACCGGCGCCCCGGTCGCGCTGATCGGCTTCGTCGATCGCGACCGCGTCCGCTACAAGGCGAGCGCCGGCGTCACGCTGTTCGAACTGCCGCGCGAGCGGTCCTATTGCGCCCGCATCGTCGCGGGGGCCGGACTGTTCGAGTGCCCCGACGTCACCGCCGATCCCGCCCTGCCCCAGTGGACCGTGCCCGGCCGCGGTCCGGCCCGCCTCGTCGCCGGCATGCCGATCACCGACGCCTCCGGCGCGCGGATCGGAACGCTCTGCGTGGTCGACCATCGTCCGGGGCCGCTCGAGGAGCGCTCCCGGGAGGGGTTGATCCGCGTCGCCGGCGCGGTGCGCGACCGCGTGCTGCTGCACCGGCTGCGCCGCGAGCACCGCAGCGACCGTGGCACCGTGCGCGCCATGGACGCCGAGATCGCCAGCCAGCGCTCCGAGATCGGCAAGCAGCGGCGGCTGCTCGAGCAGACCTCCCGCCTCGCCCGGATCGGCGGCTGGGAATACGACGTCGCCCGCCGACAACTGACGTGGTCGCCGGAGATCTACCGGATGCTGGACGTCACCGCGGGGTTCGAGCCGGTGTTCGAGGAGGTCGCGGTGTTCTACCGCGAGGACGCGCGGCCGGCGATGATCGAGCACGTCCGCGCAGCGCTCTCGCGCGGCCGCGCCTTCGAGGCCGAGGCGCCGGTGATCACCGCGACCGGGCGGACGCGCTGGGCGCGCTTCGTCTGCGAGGTCGAGCACGAGCGCGGCCGGGTCACCCGCCTGATCGGCACCATCCAGGACGTCACCGAACTCCGGGCGACCGAGGAGAAGATCACCTTCATCGCCACCCACGACCCGATGACGCGGCTGTCGAACCGGGCGGTGTTCCACGACCGGCTCGCCGCTGCGCTCGCCGATCCGCTGATCGGCGCCCGCCGTGTCGGCGTCGTCCTGATCGACATCGACCACTTCAAGACCGTCAACGACACCCTCGGCCACCACGCCGGCGACGCGCTGCTGGTGGCGGTCGGGGCGCGGCTCCGGGCGGTCGCCGGGCCGAAGCGTCTCGTCGCCCGGCTCGGCGGCGACGAGTTCGCCATCCTCGCCACCTACGTCGCCGATGCCGCGGAGATGGACGCGTTGGGCGACCGGCTGATGCGCGAACTCGGCGCGCCGGTCGTCCACGGCGACGACACCATCCCGGTGACGGTCTCGATCGGCATCGCCGTCGGCGGCGCCGGCGACGGCGCCGAGCAGCTGATCCAGGACGCCGACATCGCGCTCTACGAGGCCAAGGGCGGCGGCCGCAACCGGGTCGTCGGCTTCGACCGCGCGATGCGCGAGGAGATGGAGTTGCGCCAGATGGTGCTGCGCGCGATCCGGCAGGCGCTGGAGCGGCGCGAACTGGTGCTCTGGTACCAGCCCAAGGTGGCGCTCAGGTCGGGCGCGCTGGAAGGCTTCGAGGCGCTGTTGCGCTGGCGGCGGCCGGACGGCTACGTCGCCGGTCCGTCGTTCTTCGCCGCCGCGCTCGAGGATCCGCAGATCAGCCTGATGATCGGCGACTTCGTGATCGAAGAGGCGGTCCGCCGGGCGGCGGCGTGGCGCGCGGCCGGCTTCGCCTTCGGGCGCATCGCCGTCAACACCGCGACGAGCCAATTCCGCCGCGGCGATCTCGACGTCCGTGTCGCCGAGACGCTGCGACGCCACGGCGTGCCGGCGTCGGCGCTGATGGTCGAGGTGACCGAGAACGTGCTGATCTCCGGCGACGCCGACAACGTCCGCCGCACGCTGGAGGCGTTGAAGGCGCTCGACGTCCAGATCGCGCTCGACGACTTCGGCACCGGCTACGCCTCGCTCACCCACCTCAAGGACTTCCCCGTCGACCTCCTCAAGATCGACCGGTCCTTCGTGTCGACGCTGGCGACCCGGCGCGAGAGCCACGCCATCGTGCGCGGCATCACCGCGCTCGCCCACGACCTCGACATCGCCGTGATCGCCGAGGGCATCGAGACGGCGGCGCAGCGCGACACGCTGCGCCGGCTCGGGGTCAACTACGGCCAGGGCTTCCTGTTCGCCCGGCCGATGCCGGCGGAGGCGGCCGAGGAGACGTGGCTCGCCCCGCTCGCGGCGGTCGCGGCCGGCCGGCCGGGCTGA
- the eda gene encoding bifunctional 4-hydroxy-2-oxoglutarate aldolase/2-dehydro-3-deoxy-phosphogluconate aldolase, whose amino-acid sequence MIDTAALLATLRRAPVVPVLIVEKLEHAVPLGTALVNGGLPALEVTLRTPVALDVVRAMADIPGGVVGAGTILDPAQAREAVAAGAKFLVSPGATPAILDAALELGVPLLPGVATASEAMAARERGFKVLKFFPAGPAGGPTYLKALASPLGDVVFCPTGGVSPENARDYLKLPNVVCVGGSWVAPADAVAAGDWARVEALAREAAAIRG is encoded by the coding sequence ATGATCGATACCGCCGCCCTCCTCGCCACCCTGCGCCGGGCGCCGGTGGTGCCCGTGCTGATCGTCGAGAAGCTCGAGCACGCCGTGCCGCTCGGCACCGCGCTCGTGAACGGCGGCCTGCCCGCCCTCGAGGTGACGCTGCGCACGCCGGTGGCGCTCGACGTCGTCCGCGCCATGGCGGACATCCCGGGCGGCGTCGTCGGCGCCGGCACCATCCTCGACCCCGCCCAGGCCCGCGAGGCGGTCGCCGCCGGCGCCAAGTTCCTGGTCAGCCCGGGTGCGACCCCGGCGATCCTCGACGCCGCACTGGAACTCGGCGTGCCGCTGCTGCCCGGCGTCGCCACGGCGTCCGAAGCGATGGCGGCGCGCGAGCGCGGCTTCAAGGTGCTGAAGTTCTTCCCCGCCGGCCCGGCCGGCGGCCCGACCTACCTGAAGGCGCTCGCCTCCCCGCTCGGCGACGTCGTGTTCTGCCCGACCGGCGGCGTCTCGCCCGAGAACGCCCGCGACTACCTGAAGCTGCCCAACGTGGTCTGCGTCGGCGGCTCGTGGGTGGCGCCGGCCGACGCGGTCGCCGCCGGCGACTGGGCCCGCGTCGAGGCGCTCGCCCGCGAGGCCGCGGCGATCCGCGGCTGA
- a CDS encoding alpha,alpha-trehalose-phosphate synthase (UDP-forming), producing MSRLVIVSNRVGPLKDTGKAGGLAVALVDVLRETGGLWFGWSGEVTEAGTFSELKRERRGNVELATIDVSPADNDEFYAGYANRTLWPMLHYRLDVAEFSPLFEAGYHRVNERFAARLRPLVGESDRIWVHDYHFLPLGARLRELGVSGPIGFFLHIPWPPTEILSALPRHRDLVRAMLAYDLIGLQTERDRRHFVDYLREEAGGHELPDGRWEAWGHTVRVEAFPIGIDTEGYRGFVATPEARREIQRLDRHLRGRAQIVGVDRIDYSKGIPHRFRAFERLLEDQPELRGRVSLLQISPPSRGEVFAYAEIRRELEHLAGSVNGRYADIDWTPIRFMTRGFPRRALAGIYARSRVGLVTSLRDGMNLVAKEYVAAQEPEDPGVLVLSRFAGAAEAMSEAMIVNPYAADETAAALQAALQMPLDERRARHGALYARLVQADARWWANAFLDRLAA from the coding sequence ATGTCCCGTCTCGTCATCGTCTCCAACCGCGTCGGCCCGCTCAAGGACACCGGCAAGGCCGGCGGCCTCGCCGTCGCGCTCGTCGACGTGCTGCGCGAGACCGGCGGCCTGTGGTTCGGCTGGTCGGGCGAGGTCACCGAGGCCGGCACCTTCTCCGAGTTGAAGCGCGAACGCCGCGGCAACGTCGAACTCGCCACCATCGACGTCAGTCCGGCCGACAACGACGAATTCTACGCCGGTTACGCCAACCGGACGCTGTGGCCGATGCTGCACTACCGGCTCGACGTCGCCGAGTTCTCGCCCCTGTTCGAGGCCGGCTACCACCGCGTCAACGAGCGCTTCGCCGCCCGGCTCAGGCCGCTGGTCGGCGAGAGCGACCGGATCTGGGTGCACGACTACCACTTCCTGCCGCTCGGTGCCCGGCTGCGCGAACTCGGCGTCTCCGGGCCGATCGGCTTCTTCCTGCACATTCCCTGGCCGCCGACCGAGATCCTGTCGGCGCTGCCGCGCCACCGCGACCTCGTGCGCGCCATGCTCGCCTACGACCTGATCGGCCTGCAGACCGAGCGCGACCGCCGCCATTTCGTCGACTACCTGCGCGAGGAGGCCGGCGGCCACGAGCTGCCGGACGGGCGCTGGGAGGCCTGGGGCCACACGGTGCGCGTCGAGGCCTTCCCGATCGGCATCGACACCGAGGGCTACCGCGGCTTCGTCGCGACCCCGGAGGCGCGCCGCGAGATCCAGCGGCTCGACCGGCACCTGCGCGGCCGCGCCCAGATCGTCGGCGTCGACCGGATCGACTATTCCAAGGGCATCCCGCACCGCTTCCGCGCCTTCGAGCGCCTGCTCGAGGACCAACCGGAGCTGCGCGGGCGGGTGTCGCTGCTGCAGATCTCGCCGCCCTCGCGCGGCGAGGTGTTCGCCTATGCCGAGATCCGGCGCGAACTCGAGCACCTCGCCGGCAGCGTCAACGGCCGCTACGCCGACATCGACTGGACGCCGATCCGCTTCATGACCCGCGGCTTCCCGCGCCGCGCCCTCGCCGGCATCTACGCGCGCAGCCGGGTCGGCCTCGTCACGTCGCTGCGCGACGGCATGAACCTCGTCGCCAAGGAATACGTGGCGGCGCAGGAGCCGGAGGATCCCGGCGTGCTGGTGCTGTCGCGCTTCGCCGGCGCGGCCGAGGCGATGAGCGAGGCGATGATCGTCAACCCCTACGCCGCCGACGAAACCGCCGCCGCGCTGCAGGCCGCCCTGCAGATGCCGCTCGACGAGCGCCGCGCCCGCCACGGCGCGCTCTACGCCCGCCTCGTCCAGGCCGACGCGCGCTGGTGGGCCAACGCCTTTCTGGACCGCCTCGCCGCCTGA
- the otsB gene encoding trehalose-phosphatase encodes MLDLEPNRTALFLDFDGTLVDIAPAPDAIVVPAALPPLLAALHARLGGALAVVSGRPIAEIDRHLGLELPAAGLHGLELRLGGAVDRPAPPAGLAAVRAAIAAEGVAASGVLVEDKGGSIALHYRDVPARGAATVAFARRLVGADPDLAALAGKMVVEIKPKAASKAAAVHRFMGAAPFAGRRPVFVGDDVTDEDGMRAALAAGGRAVKVGPGVTVAGARLPDPAAVLAWLDRLLSERT; translated from the coding sequence ATGCTGGATCTCGAGCCGAACCGCACCGCCCTCTTCCTGGACTTCGACGGCACGCTGGTGGACATCGCGCCGGCGCCGGACGCGATCGTCGTGCCGGCGGCGCTGCCGCCGCTGCTCGCGGCGCTGCACGCCCGCCTCGGCGGCGCGCTCGCCGTCGTCAGCGGCCGGCCGATCGCCGAGATCGACCGCCATCTCGGCCTCGAACTGCCCGCCGCCGGGCTGCACGGCCTCGAGCTCAGGCTCGGCGGCGCCGTCGACCGGCCGGCGCCGCCGGCGGGACTCGCCGCCGTGCGCGCGGCGATCGCCGCGGAGGGCGTCGCGGCCTCGGGCGTCCTGGTCGAGGACAAGGGCGGCTCGATCGCCCTGCACTACCGCGACGTGCCCGCACGCGGTGCCGCGACCGTGGCTTTCGCCCGCCGACTGGTCGGCGCCGATCCCGACCTCGCCGCCCTCGCCGGCAAGATGGTGGTCGAGATCAAGCCGAAGGCCGCGTCCAAGGCGGCCGCGGTGCACCGGTTCATGGGCGCGGCGCCGTTCGCCGGGCGACGGCCGGTGTTCGTCGGCGACGACGTCACCGACGAGGACGGCATGCGCGCCGCCCTCGCCGCCGGCGGCCGTGCCGTCAAGGTCGGCCCCGGCGTCACCGTCGCCGGCGCCCGCCTGCCCGATCCCGCCGCCGTGCTCGCGTGGCTCGACCGGCTCCTCTCCGAAAGGACCTGA
- a CDS encoding 2-hydroxyacid dehydrogenase produces the protein MLPTILTTGRPNALVRARLASAFDVHHLDEAPDREALLAAVGPRVRGLASTGHAGVGADLMDRLPALEIVAHFGVGYDPVDVGAAAARGVVVTNTPDVLTEEVADTAFGLLLATVRELSAAEGWLRAGRWETDGPYPLTRGSLRGRSLGIVGLGRIGRAIARRAEAFGLPVAYHSRRPVADVAHPWYPSAVDLAAAVDTLMIVAPGGAETRHMIGPAVFDALGPEGVLVNVGRGSVVDEAGLVEALRAGRVLAAGLDVFEDEPRVHPGLLDLPRVVLLPHVGSASVATRDAMGALQVDNLEAWFAGRTPPTPVPETPVPAR, from the coding sequence ATGCTCCCGACCATCCTCACCACCGGACGGCCGAACGCGCTGGTGCGCGCCCGCCTCGCGTCCGCCTTCGACGTCCACCACCTCGACGAGGCCCCGGACCGCGAGGCCCTGCTCGCGGCGGTCGGACCGCGCGTGCGCGGCCTCGCCTCGACCGGCCACGCCGGCGTCGGCGCCGACCTGATGGACCGGCTGCCCGCCCTCGAGATCGTCGCCCACTTCGGCGTCGGCTACGACCCGGTCGACGTCGGCGCCGCCGCCGCCCGCGGCGTGGTCGTCACCAACACGCCCGACGTGCTGACCGAAGAAGTCGCCGACACCGCCTTCGGCCTGCTGCTCGCCACCGTGCGCGAACTCTCCGCCGCCGAAGGCTGGCTGCGCGCCGGGCGCTGGGAGACGGACGGCCCCTATCCGCTGACCCGCGGCTCGCTGCGCGGCCGCAGCCTCGGCATCGTCGGCCTCGGTCGGATCGGCCGCGCCATCGCCCGCCGCGCCGAGGCCTTCGGGCTGCCGGTCGCCTATCACTCGCGCCGCCCGGTCGCCGACGTCGCCCATCCCTGGTACCCGAGCGCGGTCGACCTCGCCGCCGCGGTCGACACGCTGATGATCGTCGCGCCCGGCGGCGCCGAGACGCGGCACATGATCGGGCCGGCGGTGTTCGACGCCCTCGGCCCCGAGGGGGTCCTTGTCAACGTCGGCCGCGGCAGCGTGGTCGACGAGGCCGGCCTCGTCGAGGCGCTCCGCGCCGGCCGCGTCCTCGCCGCCGGCCTCGACGTCTTCGAGGACGAGCCGCGCGTCCACCCGGGCCTCCTCGACCTGCCCCGCGTCGTCCTGCTGCCGCACGTCGGTTCGGCCTCGGTCGCGACCCGCGACGCCATGGGCGCGCTCCAGGTCGACAATCTCGAGGCCTGGTTCGCCGGCCGCACCCCGCCGACCCCCGTGCCCGAGACGCCGGTTCCGGCGCGCTGA